The stretch of DNA CCGATATGAAAGAGTTGATCCGGATTTTCCGCGGTCTGGAAATTGAAAGGCATATCGAAGAGCTCGGAGGGTTCCGCATCGAGATATTCCGGGAATATCCCTATCTTTATGAGGGAGAAATGGAGTATGAAAGAAGATATTTAGCCGGGTATCTGCGCACTCCGCAAAGCATTCTTGCCGTTATTCATGACGAAAAGGGCATGAAGGGCGCCTGCACCGGCATTCCATTGAGCTTTGAGGATGACGAAATAAAGAAGCCGTTCGACGGTGAGAATATCGATGAAATTTTCTATATTGGTGAATTGATGGTGCGGACGGATGCGAGGGGTAAAGGGTATGGCGCGGCATTGTTAACAGCCAACCTGCAAAGAATCGATGCGGCCGGGTTCGGGAAAGTATGCCTTTATACAGTGGACCGGGGGGAAACGCACCCGCTGCGCCCGCAAGGATACCGGCCGCCGGATTGCTTATGGCAAAAATTGGGTTTCGAAAAGGATAAAAATCGCATGGCGTATTTCCGCTGGAAAGACCTGGGGCAGGAAAGTGAAACGGAAAAGCCCATGAATGTCTGGGTCAAAAAAAATTGAAAACAGAACTTCTCGCACCTGCCGGCAGTCTCGAGTCGTTTTTTGCCGCTTTGGAAAACGGGGCTGATGCCGTTTACTGCGGGCTCACCGAATTTTCCGCTCGGGCCAAGGCAAAGAATTTTACCCTGGAGGAGGCGGAGAAACTCGCAACCTGCGCCCGGCGTCGGGGCAAGCGGCTTTATGTGGCTTTGAACACCCTGATCAAGGAAAAGGAACTGAACAAACTCGTTGAAGTTCTGGCGGCTCTGGCCGATATCCGGGTGGACGGCATTATTCTTCAGGATCTCGGCCTTTGGCGTCTGGCCCGGGAACATTTTCCGGAGTTGCCGCTTCACGCCTCAACCCAGATGACGGTTCATAATGCGGCCGGAGTCAAGATGCTCGAAAAAATGGGATTTTCCCGCGCGGTTCTCGCCCGGGAGCTTTCCCTGGCGGAAATTGCCGAGATCAGGCAGCAGACGACAATCGAGCTTGAGCACTTTGTCCACGGGGCGCTTTGTTTTTCCATTTCCGGCCAATGTTATTTTTCCTCGTTTCTCACCGGCATGAGCGGCAATCGGGGCCGTTGCGCCCAGCCGTGCCGCAGGCGTTACAGTGACGGCCGGAAACAGGGGTATTTCTTTTCAACCAGCGATCTCTGCGCCATTGAGCTGCTGCCGGAACTCATCCGCGCAGGGGTCATGAGTTTCAAGATCGAGGGGCGCATGAAAAGCCCTGACTATGTCGCCCGGGTGGTTGCCGCCTACCGGCTGGTGCTGGATGCACCGGCCGCGGGCCGCAAGGAGGCGCTGAGGGCGGCGGCCGACCATCTCGAG from Desulfobulbaceae bacterium DB1 encodes:
- a CDS encoding GNAT family N-acetyltransferase; the protein is MRIFRGLEIERHIEELGGFRIEIFREYPYLYEGEMEYERRYLAGYLRTPQSILAVIHDEKGMKGACTGIPLSFEDDEIKKPFDGENIDEIFYIGELMVRTDARGKGYGAALLTANLQRIDAAGFGKVCLYTVDRGETHPLRPQGYRPPDCLWQKLGFEKDKNRMAYFRWKDLGQESETEKPMNVWVKKN